One part of the Actinomycetes bacterium genome encodes these proteins:
- a CDS encoding HGxxPAAW family protein, giving the protein MSASHGNTPAAWTAVAVMFLGFLLSGLALPLELPWLFFVGLGVVVLGAVVGKVMQMMGLGNTVTYKDSRDPEYDHSSTQDS; this is encoded by the coding sequence ATGTCCGCGAGCCACGGCAACACGCCTGCCGCCTGGACCGCCGTCGCGGTCATGTTCCTCGGCTTCCTGCTGAGCGGTCTCGCGCTGCCGCTGGAGCTGCCGTGGCTGTTCTTCGTCGGGCTGGGGGTCGTCGTGCTCGGCGCGGTGGTCGGCAAGGTGATGCAGATGATGGGGCTCGGGAACACGGTGACCTACAAGGACAGCCGCGACCCGGAGTACGACCACAGCTCGACGCAGGACTCGTAG
- a CDS encoding CD225/dispanin family protein → MSDSGSTGSNDPYDPNRPPPPPPSSPPPPPSGDHPTQPQWGTNPPEGQQGGQPAQPGQPYGSPQYGAPQYGQPYGQPAGSPPPNYLVWAILSTIFCCLPLGIASIVFAAQVNGKYAAGDVAGAQESSRKAKQFAIWSAVVGVVVGALYAVAVVAAGVGSD, encoded by the coding sequence GTGAGCGACTCCGGCAGCACCGGAAGCAACGACCCGTACGACCCCAACCGCCCGCCGCCTCCCCCTCCCTCGTCGCCGCCTCCGCCTCCATCGGGGGACCACCCGACCCAGCCGCAGTGGGGCACCAACCCGCCCGAGGGCCAGCAGGGCGGTCAGCCCGCGCAGCCCGGGCAGCCCTACGGCTCGCCGCAGTACGGGGCGCCCCAGTACGGCCAGCCCTACGGCCAGCCGGCCGGCAGCCCGCCGCCCAACTACCTGGTCTGGGCGATCCTCTCCACGATCTTCTGCTGCCTCCCGCTCGGCATCGCCTCGATCGTGTTCGCCGCGCAGGTCAACGGCAAGTACGCCGCCGGTGACGTGGCCGGCGCCCAGGAGTCCTCGCGCAAGGCCAAGCAGTTCGCGATCTGGTCGGCCGTGGTCGGCGTGGTCGTCGGCGCGCTGTACGCCGTCGCCGTCGTGGCCGCCGGCGTCGGCTCCGACTAG
- a CDS encoding DUF2752 domain-containing protein yields the protein MTTYATAGPARGVLSSLAGPLGVAALAASAVGVVAVVDPNEAGHYPTCPFLALTGQACPGCGSLRAVHALAHGDLGTALGLNLLTVLAVVPLVVIWARWLVRTRNGTSRRTVAPAPVLWGLLFVVVAFGVLRNLPAFGWLAP from the coding sequence ATGACGACGTACGCCACGGCGGGGCCGGCCAGGGGAGTCCTCAGCTCCCTGGCCGGACCGCTCGGGGTGGCGGCGCTCGCTGCCTCGGCCGTCGGCGTGGTCGCCGTCGTCGACCCCAACGAGGCCGGGCACTACCCGACCTGCCCGTTCCTGGCGCTCACCGGCCAGGCCTGCCCCGGGTGCGGCTCGCTGCGCGCGGTGCACGCGCTCGCCCACGGTGACCTCGGGACGGCGCTGGGCCTCAACCTGCTGACCGTGCTGGCTGTCGTCCCCCTCGTCGTCATCTGGGCCCGCTGGCTCGTGCGCACCCGCAACGGCACGTCGCGTCGCACCGTCGCGCCGGCCCCGGTGCTGTGGGGGCTGCTCTTCGTGGTCGTCGCCTTCGGCGTGCTGCGCAACCTGCCGGCGTTCGGCTGGCTGGCCCCCTGA
- the trpC gene encoding indole-3-glycerol phosphate synthase TrpC: MSVLDDILVGVRADLAQREARVSLDELKAQAASRPECHNPVPVLKGEGVAVIAEVKRSSPSKGALAAIADPAALAADYEAGGAAMISVLTERQRFGGSLDDLVAVRRAVDVPVLRKDFIVSSYQLWEARVHGADLALLIVAALDQSALVSLVERAVSLGLTPLVECHTDEEVRRAVDAGATVVGINARDLRTLEVDRGVFGRLAPLVPESAVCIAESGVRGPHDVIEYARAGADAVLVGESLVTDRDPRDAVRDLVAAGAHPALRHHNR; the protein is encoded by the coding sequence GTGAGCGTGCTCGACGACATCCTGGTCGGCGTGCGTGCCGACCTGGCCCAGCGTGAGGCGCGGGTGAGCCTCGACGAGCTCAAGGCCCAGGCCGCCAGCCGGCCCGAGTGCCACAACCCGGTCCCGGTCCTCAAGGGCGAGGGCGTCGCCGTCATCGCCGAGGTGAAGCGGTCCAGCCCTTCCAAGGGCGCGCTCGCCGCCATCGCCGACCCGGCCGCGCTGGCCGCCGACTACGAGGCCGGCGGCGCCGCGATGATCAGCGTGCTGACCGAGCGGCAGCGCTTCGGCGGCAGTCTCGACGACCTGGTCGCCGTGCGTCGCGCGGTCGACGTGCCGGTGCTGCGCAAGGACTTCATCGTCTCCAGCTACCAGCTGTGGGAGGCGCGGGTCCACGGCGCCGACCTGGCGCTGCTGATCGTCGCCGCGCTCGACCAGAGCGCACTGGTCTCGCTCGTCGAGCGCGCGGTGTCGCTGGGCCTGACGCCGCTGGTCGAGTGCCACACCGACGAGGAGGTGCGCCGCGCCGTCGACGCCGGGGCCACCGTCGTCGGCATCAACGCCCGCGACCTGCGGACCCTCGAGGTCGACCGCGGCGTCTTCGGCCGGCTCGCCCCGCTGGTACCCGAGAGCGCAGTCTGCATCGCCGAGTCCGGCGTCCGCGGGCCGCACGACGTCATCGAGTACGCCCGGGCCGGCGCCGACGCCGTGCTGGTCGGCGAGTCGCTGGTCACCGACCGGGACCCGCGCGACGCCGTCCGCGACCTGGTCGCCGCCGGGGCCCACCCGGCGCTGCGCCACCACAACCGGTGA
- the trpB gene encoding tryptophan synthase subunit beta — MTDFGPDPRGHFGPYGGRFVPEALVAALDELTAAYEKARTDEAFRAELRDLQQNYTGRPSPLTDAHRFSEHAGGARVLLKREDLNHTGSHKINNVLGQALLARDMGKRRVIAETGAGQHGVATATAAALLGLECVVYMGEEDTRRQALNVARMRLLGAEVVPVDAGSRTLKDAINEAMRDWVTNVERTHYVLGTVTGPHPFPAMVRDFQRVIGDEARAQVLERTGRLPDAVVACVGGGSNAMGIFTAFLDDAEVALHGFEAGGEGVASGRHAARMAGGSPGVLHGTRTYVLQDSMGQTVPSHSVSAGLDYPGVGPQHAWLHDTGRATYAPVTDGEAMDAFALLCRTEGIIPAIESAHALAGALTVGRGLGPDGIVLVNLSGRGDKDVDTAAAWFGVVSGEHVVESAAAAVEDPTSAGDGW, encoded by the coding sequence GTGACCGACTTCGGACCCGACCCCCGCGGGCACTTCGGGCCCTACGGCGGGCGCTTCGTCCCGGAGGCCCTGGTCGCTGCCCTGGACGAGCTCACCGCCGCCTACGAGAAGGCCCGCACCGACGAGGCGTTCCGGGCCGAGCTGCGCGACCTGCAGCAGAACTACACCGGACGGCCCAGCCCGCTCACCGACGCGCACCGCTTCTCCGAGCACGCCGGAGGAGCCCGGGTGCTGCTCAAGCGCGAGGACCTCAACCACACCGGCTCGCACAAGATCAACAATGTGCTGGGCCAGGCGCTGCTCGCCCGCGACATGGGCAAGCGGCGGGTCATCGCCGAGACCGGGGCCGGCCAGCACGGCGTCGCGACCGCCACGGCCGCGGCCCTGCTCGGTCTCGAGTGCGTCGTCTACATGGGCGAGGAGGACACCCGGCGTCAGGCGCTCAACGTCGCCCGGATGCGTCTGCTCGGCGCCGAGGTGGTGCCCGTCGACGCGGGGAGCCGCACCCTCAAGGACGCCATCAACGAGGCGATGCGCGACTGGGTCACCAACGTCGAGCGCACCCACTACGTGCTGGGCACCGTCACCGGGCCGCACCCGTTCCCGGCCATGGTGCGCGACTTCCAGCGCGTCATCGGTGACGAGGCGCGCGCGCAGGTGCTCGAGCGCACCGGCCGGCTGCCCGACGCCGTCGTGGCGTGCGTCGGCGGCGGGTCCAACGCGATGGGCATCTTCACCGCGTTCCTCGACGACGCGGAGGTCGCCCTGCACGGCTTCGAGGCCGGCGGCGAGGGTGTCGCGTCGGGGCGGCACGCGGCCCGGATGGCCGGCGGCTCGCCCGGCGTGCTGCACGGCACCAGGACGTACGTCCTGCAGGACTCGATGGGGCAGACCGTCCCGTCGCACTCGGTCTCGGCCGGGCTGGACTACCCGGGGGTCGGGCCGCAGCACGCCTGGCTGCACGACACCGGCCGGGCGACGTACGCGCCGGTCACCGACGGCGAGGCGATGGACGCCTTCGCCCTGCTCTGCCGCACCGAGGGCATCATCCCGGCGATCGAGAGCGCGCACGCACTGGCCGGGGCGCTGACCGTGGGCCGCGGCCTCGGGCCGGACGGGATCGTTCTGGTCAACCTGTCCGGCCGCGGCGACAAGGACGTCGACACCGCGGCCGCGTGGTTCGGCGTCGTCAGCGGCGAGCACGTCGTCGAGTCGGCGGCCGCAGCGGTCGAGGACCCGACCTCCGCCGGCGACGGCTGGTGA
- the trpA gene encoding tryptophan synthase subunit alpha, with protein sequence MTRLDDVLAATRAEGRAALVGYLPAGYPSVAGAADAMAAMVRGGADAVEIGLPYSDPLMDGPTIQEAVEAALRQGTTTDDVLDTVRSVAGTGAAALVMTYWNPIERYGARRFADAMVAGGGAAVITPDLIPDEAGEEPSDWLGATDATGLGRVFLVAPSSTDARLASTAQHCRGFVYAAALMGVTGARASVGEAAAGLVARVRAVTDTPVCVGLGVSTGDQAAEIGGYADGVIVGSAFVRALLDAATPDDGLRAVEALAGDLADGVRRGRS encoded by the coding sequence ATGACCCGTCTGGACGACGTCCTGGCCGCGACGAGGGCCGAGGGCCGGGCTGCGCTGGTCGGCTACCTGCCGGCCGGCTACCCGAGCGTGGCCGGTGCCGCCGACGCGATGGCGGCCATGGTGCGCGGCGGCGCCGACGCCGTCGAGATCGGGCTGCCCTACTCGGACCCGCTGATGGACGGGCCGACCATCCAGGAGGCCGTCGAGGCCGCGCTGCGGCAGGGGACCACCACCGACGACGTGCTCGACACCGTGCGCTCGGTGGCCGGCACCGGCGCCGCGGCGCTGGTGATGACCTACTGGAACCCGATCGAGCGCTACGGCGCCCGCCGCTTCGCCGACGCGATGGTGGCCGGCGGCGGCGCGGCCGTCATCACCCCCGACCTGATCCCGGACGAGGCCGGCGAGGAGCCCTCGGACTGGCTCGGCGCCACCGACGCGACCGGCCTCGGCCGGGTGTTCCTCGTCGCGCCCTCCTCGACCGACGCGCGGCTGGCCAGCACCGCGCAGCACTGCCGGGGGTTCGTCTACGCGGCGGCCCTGATGGGGGTCACCGGCGCACGGGCGTCGGTCGGCGAGGCCGCCGCGGGGCTGGTGGCCCGGGTCCGGGCGGTGACCGACACGCCGGTGTGCGTCGGGCTCGGCGTCTCGACCGGCGACCAGGCGGCCGAGATCGGGGGCTACGCCGACGGCGTCATCGTCGGGTCGGCGTTCGTCCGCGCGCTGCTCGACGCGGCCACCCCGGACGACGGGCTGCGCGCCGTCGAGGCACTGGCCGGCGACCTCGCGGACGGCGTGCGCCGAGGACGGTCGTGA
- a CDS encoding SCO family protein: MSKVRTAALVAVLGTVLPASLAGCASGQPEGQADVRVNGATGWAGTAVTTGYPLPDETFTDTSGDDVVPAEDAADGVTLVFFGYSRCPDICNVVLANIASALRGSPESVRDSARMLFVTTDPARDTPPVVRDYLDRFDPSFDGLVAPVRTVEQAAKQLHVSYERPDGSTGGYQVDHGTYTTGFVDGEATVVWSDTTPVADLRADLRRLARLA, translated from the coding sequence GTGAGCAAGGTCCGCACGGCCGCGCTGGTCGCGGTGCTGGGCACAGTGCTGCCGGCCTCGCTCGCCGGCTGCGCGAGCGGCCAGCCGGAGGGACAGGCCGACGTGCGGGTCAACGGCGCCACCGGCTGGGCCGGCACCGCGGTGACGACGGGCTACCCGCTGCCGGACGAGACCTTCACCGACACCTCCGGCGACGACGTCGTGCCGGCCGAGGACGCCGCGGACGGCGTGACCCTGGTCTTCTTCGGCTACTCGCGCTGCCCGGACATCTGCAACGTCGTGCTGGCCAACATCGCGTCCGCCCTGCGCGGCTCGCCGGAGTCGGTCCGCGACTCGGCCCGGATGCTGTTCGTCACCACCGACCCGGCCCGCGACACCCCGCCGGTCGTGCGCGACTACCTGGACCGCTTCGACCCGTCCTTCGACGGGCTGGTCGCACCGGTGCGCACGGTCGAGCAGGCGGCGAAGCAGCTGCACGTGAGCTACGAGCGGCCCGACGGCTCCACCGGCGGCTATCAGGTCGACCACGGCACCTACACGACCGGCTTCGTCGACGGAGAGGCGACCGTCGTGTGGTCGGACACCACGCCGGTGGCCGACCTGCGCGCCGACCTGCGCCGGCTCGCGCGACTAGCCTGA
- the lgt gene encoding prolipoprotein diacylglyceryl transferase, giving the protein MDLASFPSPSDGVWNLGPVPVRAYALFIIAGIFLAIWLGERRWVARGGHPGDVTEVATWMVPFGIVGGRIYHVVTSPQAYFGDGGEPVKALYIWEGGLGIWGAIAFGGVGAWIGCRRRGIPLPAFGDALAPGIVLAQALGRMGNYFNQELYGRVTDLPWAVEIDREHRPDATLELATYHPTFIYELFWDVGVAVLVIWADRRFRLGHGRAFALYVAAYTVGRGWIEGLRVDPANDVLGLRLNEWTSLVVFLGAVTYIVLSARLRPGRETPEELEAARTDRTPRDQDDPGDPGDRRDPGDPSPDQPDTEVPA; this is encoded by the coding sequence ATGGACCTCGCCTCGTTCCCCAGCCCCTCCGACGGGGTCTGGAACCTCGGACCGGTCCCGGTGCGGGCCTACGCCCTGTTCATCATCGCCGGGATCTTCCTCGCGATCTGGCTGGGGGAGCGGCGCTGGGTGGCCCGAGGCGGGCACCCGGGCGACGTCACCGAGGTCGCCACCTGGATGGTGCCCTTCGGCATCGTCGGCGGGCGGATCTACCACGTCGTCACCTCACCCCAGGCGTACTTCGGCGACGGCGGCGAGCCGGTCAAGGCGCTCTACATCTGGGAGGGCGGCCTCGGCATCTGGGGCGCCATCGCCTTCGGCGGCGTGGGCGCCTGGATCGGCTGCCGCCGCCGGGGCATCCCGCTGCCGGCGTTCGGCGACGCGCTGGCCCCGGGAATCGTGCTCGCCCAGGCGCTCGGCCGGATGGGCAACTACTTCAACCAGGAGCTCTACGGCCGGGTGACCGACCTGCCGTGGGCGGTCGAGATCGACCGGGAGCACCGGCCGGACGCCACGCTGGAGCTGGCGACGTACCACCCGACCTTCATCTACGAGCTGTTCTGGGACGTCGGCGTGGCGGTCCTGGTGATCTGGGCGGACCGCAGGTTCCGCCTCGGTCACGGCCGGGCCTTCGCGCTCTACGTCGCCGCCTACACCGTGGGCCGCGGCTGGATCGAGGGCCTGCGGGTCGACCCGGCCAACGACGTGCTCGGGCTGCGGCTCAACGAGTGGACCAGCCTGGTCGTCTTCCTCGGCGCGGTGACCTACATCGTCCTCTCCGCGCGGTTGCGCCCCGGCCGCGAGACCCCCGAGGAGCTCGAGGCCGCCCGCACCGACCGGACACCCCGAGACCAGGATGACCCCGGTGACCCGGGTGACCGCCGTGACCCCGGTGACCCCAGCCCGGACCAGCCCGACACGGAGGTGCCGGCGTGA
- a CDS encoding VIT1/CCC1 transporter family protein, whose product MTSQDADRAAQEIRRIGHEHSDVTGGWLRPAVFGASDGLVSNFALIAGVTGGTSDNNAVLLAGLAGLAAGAFSMAAGEYISVRSQAEQALAEIELERREIARNPRGEEFELAQMYVAKGLQPELAREVAKQLSRDADRVLDVHVREELGLDPGDLPSASLAAGSSFLSFAVGALLPVLPYLFGASSLWPALVLTLLGLFLCGAFVTKLTPRPWWYGGLRQVLVGVVAGAVTYAFGALVGSGIG is encoded by the coding sequence GTGACCAGCCAGGACGCCGACAGGGCGGCCCAGGAGATCCGGCGGATCGGGCACGAGCACTCCGACGTGACCGGCGGCTGGCTGCGGCCGGCCGTCTTCGGCGCCTCGGACGGCCTGGTGTCGAACTTCGCGCTGATCGCCGGCGTCACCGGTGGCACCAGCGACAACAACGCGGTGCTGCTCGCCGGGCTGGCCGGCCTGGCCGCCGGCGCCTTCTCGATGGCGGCGGGGGAGTACATCTCGGTGCGCTCGCAGGCCGAGCAGGCGCTGGCCGAGATCGAGCTGGAGCGCCGCGAGATCGCTCGCAACCCGCGCGGCGAGGAGTTCGAGCTGGCCCAGATGTACGTCGCCAAGGGGCTTCAGCCCGAGCTCGCCCGCGAGGTGGCCAAACAGCTGTCCCGCGACGCCGACCGGGTGCTCGACGTGCACGTCCGCGAGGAGCTCGGCCTGGACCCTGGGGACCTGCCGTCGGCGTCCCTGGCCGCCGGCTCGTCCTTCCTGTCCTTCGCGGTCGGCGCCCTGCTGCCGGTGCTGCCCTACCTGTTCGGCGCCAGCTCGCTCTGGCCGGCCCTGGTGCTGACCCTGCTGGGGCTCTTCCTGTGCGGCGCGTTCGTCACCAAGCTCACCCCCCGGCCCTGGTGGTACGGCGGGCTGCGGCAGGTGCTCGTCGGCGTGGTTGCGGGCGCCGTGACCTACGCATTCGGCGCCCTCGTGGGCAGCGGCATCGGCTAG